In Pedobacter sp. WC2423, the following are encoded in one genomic region:
- a CDS encoding redoxin domain-containing protein: protein MKKLVLSLLMTTPAFVFAQQGDFTLNGKIGALDAPAKVYLSYRSGESAVMDSAVVNKGAFVFKGKVAGPTMARVLVAHKGESLKELGRSADNAVVYLEPATITLTAKDSVKTVVVTGSKLNDENARYTKIIAAPLAVLNAINKEYGDASEEKQKDEAFRKSLETRYDKAEGEMKALQSTFIKANPDSYFSLLALREIAGQSINVAEIEPAYKGLSEKIRTTEAGVEFAKAIDVARSTSVGVMAPDFTQNDVNDKPVKLSSFRGKYVLIDFWASWCGPCRAENPNVVAAYHKFKDKKFTVLGVSLDQPGKKDAWLAAIKKDGLVWTQVSDLKFWNNEAAALYGVRGIPQNFLIDPAGKIVATNLRGEELQAKLAELLK from the coding sequence ATGAAAAAATTAGTGCTGTCACTATTAATGACTACCCCGGCTTTCGTGTTTGCACAGCAGGGAGATTTCACCTTAAACGGAAAAATTGGTGCACTGGATGCTCCGGCAAAAGTATACCTGAGCTATAGAAGCGGAGAAAGTGCAGTAATGGACTCGGCAGTAGTTAACAAAGGTGCATTTGTATTTAAAGGAAAAGTGGCCGGACCGACTATGGCAAGAGTGCTTGTTGCGCATAAAGGTGAAAGTTTAAAAGAACTGGGAAGATCGGCAGACAATGCTGTTGTTTACCTGGAGCCGGCAACCATTACCCTGACCGCTAAAGACTCAGTGAAAACAGTCGTTGTGACGGGTTCAAAACTAAATGACGAGAATGCGCGCTATACGAAAATTATCGCTGCACCCCTTGCTGTTTTAAATGCTATAAATAAGGAATACGGTGATGCTTCTGAAGAAAAGCAGAAAGATGAAGCATTCAGAAAATCATTAGAAACCAGATATGATAAAGCAGAAGGTGAAATGAAAGCACTTCAGTCAACTTTTATTAAAGCTAACCCTGATTCTTACTTCAGTCTGCTGGCTTTGCGTGAAATAGCAGGACAAAGTATCAATGTTGCAGAAATTGAGCCAGCTTATAAAGGTCTTTCTGAAAAAATACGTACTACTGAAGCAGGAGTTGAATTCGCAAAAGCTATTGATGTTGCCCGTTCAACCTCGGTAGGAGTAATGGCACCTGATTTTACTCAGAATGACGTTAATGATAAACCAGTTAAATTATCAAGTTTCCGTGGTAAATATGTCCTGATTGATTTCTGGGCTTCCTGGTGCGGACCATGCAGAGCGGAGAACCCTAACGTGGTTGCTGCTTACCATAAATTCAAAGACAAAAAATTCACCGTCCTTGGTGTATCTTTAGATCAGCCGGGTAAAAAAGATGCCTGGTTAGCTGCAATTAAGAAAGATGGTTTAGTCTGGACACAGGTTTCTGACCTTAAATTCTGGAATAACGAAGCAGCAGCACTTTATGGTGTAAGAGGAATTCCTCAAAACTTCTTAATTGATCCGGCGGGTAAAATTGTTGCAACTAACTTAAGAGGAGAGGAATTGCAGGCTAAACTTGCAGAGCTCCTGAAATAG
- a CDS encoding acyl-CoA dehydrogenase family protein produces the protein MAGIFSKIKNAYTLFQSIDLEKLDTLSKKVDLKKIVDSVAGLDETQLSGLMKMLGTPHKKKELPPINGDFYHLGDTALNEEDRALQLKVRAFLEKEVKPLVNEYWLKAEFPFELIPKIAELNICGLTYQGYGCPGKSNVMEGMLAMEMARIDTSMSTFFGVQSGLAMGSIYLLGSEAQKQEWLPDMQKMKIIGAFGLTEPEVGSAAAGGLTTTAKRQGSKWILNGQKKWIGNSTFSDVTIIWARDVDDNQVKGFLVRKGNKGFAVEKMQDKMALRIVQNGLITLTNCEVDEQDRLQNANSFKDTAKVLRMTRAGVAWQAVGCARGAYESALAYTRTRKQFGKPIASFQLIQNHLVEMLSNLTAMQTLCFRLSQLQDQGLLTDEHASLAKVFCSLRTRDVVSRAREVMGGNGILLEYDVARFVADAEAIYSYEGTKEINSLIVGRAITGFSAFV, from the coding sequence ATGGCCGGTATATTCTCTAAAATAAAAAATGCGTATACACTTTTTCAAAGTATAGATCTCGAAAAACTGGATACACTATCAAAAAAAGTAGATCTTAAAAAGATAGTGGATTCGGTAGCCGGTCTGGATGAAACCCAGCTCTCTGGTTTAATGAAAATGTTGGGTACTCCGCATAAAAAGAAAGAACTTCCGCCTATTAACGGAGATTTCTATCATTTAGGGGATACTGCATTAAACGAAGAAGATCGTGCGCTGCAATTAAAAGTGCGTGCATTTTTAGAGAAAGAAGTTAAACCTCTGGTCAATGAATACTGGCTGAAAGCGGAGTTCCCATTTGAACTGATCCCTAAGATTGCAGAACTGAACATTTGCGGGCTTACCTATCAGGGATATGGCTGCCCCGGTAAATCAAATGTAATGGAAGGCATGCTGGCGATGGAAATGGCCAGAATTGATACTTCCATGTCCACCTTTTTTGGTGTTCAAAGTGGTTTGGCAATGGGGTCCATTTATCTGTTAGGTTCAGAAGCTCAAAAGCAGGAATGGCTGCCGGATATGCAAAAGATGAAAATCATTGGTGCTTTTGGTTTAACAGAACCTGAAGTTGGCTCTGCGGCTGCGGGTGGCCTCACTACAACAGCTAAAAGACAAGGCAGTAAATGGATCCTGAATGGTCAGAAAAAATGGATAGGTAATTCAACGTTTTCAGACGTAACGATTATCTGGGCAAGAGATGTGGATGACAATCAGGTTAAAGGATTTTTGGTCAGGAAAGGCAATAAAGGTTTTGCTGTAGAGAAAATGCAGGACAAAATGGCCTTAAGAATTGTACAGAACGGCTTGATTACGCTGACTAATTGCGAAGTGGACGAACAAGACCGTTTACAAAACGCCAATTCTTTTAAAGATACTGCTAAGGTACTAAGGATGACCCGTGCGGGAGTAGCGTGGCAAGCAGTAGGTTGTGCCCGCGGCGCCTATGAAAGTGCATTGGCTTATACCAGAACCCGTAAGCAATTTGGTAAACCCATTGCCTCTTTCCAGCTGATCCAGAATCACCTTGTAGAAATGTTATCTAATCTGACAGCGATGCAAACTTTATGTTTCCGTTTATCTCAATTACAGGATCAGGGATTATTAACTGATGAACATGCTTCATTAGCTAAAGTATTTTGTTCTTTGCGAACCCGCGATGTCGTGAGCAGGGCGAGAGAAGTAATGGGTGGTAACGGGATTCTGCTTGAATATGATGTGGCCCGTTTTGTGGCCGACGCAGAAGCCATTTATTCTTATGAAGGAACTAAAGAAATAAACTCCTTAATTGTTGGTCGTGCGATTACAGGGTTTTCTGCCTTTGTTTAA
- a CDS encoding glutathione peroxidase has product MEENPQSIYQFNAKLIDGKDKKLADYKGKVLLIVNIASACGFAPQLKELQELRDSLSEEEFEVLGFPSNDFGGQEPLVGTAIYEFCEVNYGVKFPVFEKIMVRGSKADPIYKFLSNKDLNGHIKSTPRWNFHKYLINKNGEVVDYFFPFTKPLSSKVRKKIQRLL; this is encoded by the coding sequence ATGGAAGAAAACCCTCAAAGTATTTACCAGTTTAATGCAAAACTAATCGATGGAAAAGATAAAAAACTAGCAGATTATAAAGGTAAAGTACTTCTGATCGTAAATATTGCTTCGGCCTGTGGGTTTGCCCCTCAGTTGAAAGAACTTCAGGAGCTAAGAGATTCATTAAGCGAGGAAGAGTTTGAAGTTCTCGGATTTCCTTCCAACGATTTTGGCGGACAGGAGCCCCTGGTGGGAACCGCAATCTATGAATTTTGTGAAGTCAACTACGGCGTGAAATTCCCTGTATTTGAAAAAATCATGGTCAGAGGCTCAAAAGCAGATCCAATCTATAAGTTCTTAAGTAATAAAGACCTCAATGGTCATATTAAGTCTACACCAAGGTGGAATTTTCATAAATATCTGATCAATAAAAACGGCGAAGTAGTGGATTACTTTTTTCCGTTTACCAAACCGTTATCTTCCAAGGTCAGAAAGAAAATTCAGCGCCTGCTTTAA
- a CDS encoding anthranilate synthase component I family protein, translating into MNSQELISFKQKALQWASQFGVCCCFDSNEYTDPYSKYDFLLAAGTEHQLNASTGNAFKALKTFSQAHPGWLFGLLSYDLKNEIEELASGKENKLDFPDLFFFVPEYLIAVSNGCIEVLAGPANLLETIHGVTQPAINSGPALQLEPKMDRATYLAKVNELRDHIARGDIYEVNFCQEFFAENAVINPYEVYLNLNELSPTPFSGFFKVDHKYILSASPERFLCKRGNQLTSQPIKGTAKRSPDALEDAQIKIDLKNNIKEQAENVMIVDLVRNDLTKSAVPGTVKVKELFGIYSFPQVHQMISTISCQLNPELHAVEAIENAFPMGSMTGAPKVRAMELIEETEYSRRGIYSGAFGYFDPEGDFDFNVVIRSILYNEEKKYLSFQVGGAITFASSAEAEYEECMLKASAMIKTLKGSC; encoded by the coding sequence ATGAATTCCCAGGAACTAATTTCATTTAAACAGAAAGCTTTACAATGGGCCAGTCAATTCGGGGTTTGCTGTTGTTTTGATTCAAATGAATACACTGATCCTTATTCCAAATACGATTTTCTGCTTGCTGCAGGAACTGAACATCAGCTGAATGCTTCCACGGGCAACGCTTTTAAAGCACTCAAAACATTTTCCCAGGCCCACCCGGGCTGGTTGTTCGGTTTGTTGAGCTATGACCTTAAAAACGAGATAGAGGAGCTGGCTTCCGGCAAAGAGAACAAACTTGATTTCCCGGATCTCTTCTTTTTTGTACCGGAATATCTGATTGCAGTTAGTAATGGCTGTATTGAAGTACTGGCGGGGCCTGCGAATTTACTGGAGACCATTCATGGAGTTACACAGCCTGCTATAAATTCTGGTCCTGCTTTACAGCTGGAACCCAAAATGGACAGGGCAACTTATTTGGCCAAAGTCAACGAATTGAGAGATCATATTGCAAGGGGTGATATTTATGAAGTTAATTTCTGCCAGGAGTTCTTTGCAGAAAATGCGGTGATCAATCCTTATGAAGTATATCTTAATTTAAATGAACTATCCCCTACTCCTTTTTCAGGCTTCTTTAAAGTAGATCATAAGTATATTCTTTCTGCAAGCCCTGAGCGGTTTTTATGCAAACGCGGAAATCAGCTCACTTCTCAGCCAATTAAAGGGACTGCTAAACGGAGTCCGGATGCCCTGGAAGATGCACAGATTAAGATCGATTTAAAAAACAATATTAAAGAACAGGCCGAAAATGTAATGATTGTAGACCTCGTACGAAATGATCTGACAAAAAGTGCGGTACCAGGAACAGTTAAGGTCAAAGAGCTTTTTGGGATCTACAGTTTTCCTCAGGTACATCAGATGATTTCTACCATAAGCTGTCAGCTTAATCCTGAACTGCATGCGGTAGAAGCAATAGAAAATGCTTTTCCAATGGGATCTATGACCGGCGCTCCGAAAGTAAGAGCGATGGAATTGATAGAGGAGACAGAATATAGCAGAAGAGGAATTTATTCTGGTGCTTTTGGATATTTTGATCCTGAAGGGGATTTTGATTTTAATGTAGTGATCCGCAGCATCCTGTACAATGAGGAAAAAAAATATCTGTCTTTCCAGGTAGGCGGAGCAATAACTTTTGCTTCTTCTGCGGAAGCGGAGTACGAAGAATGTATGCTGAAAGCTTCAGCAATGATTAAAACCTTAAAAGGGTCGTGTTAG
- a CDS encoding adenylosuccinate synthase → MTQVDVLLGLQWGDEGKGKIVDVLCPQYDLIARFQGGPNAGHTLEFDGKKFVLNTIPSGIFNKDTMNLIGNGVVVDPIILKRELDNLKTAGHDPVANGKLVIARKAHLILPTHQFLDAANEQKMGKDKIGSTLKGIGPTYMDKTGRNGLRVGDTTLPDFKERYNKLVTKHKELLSHYNFEYDLTEKEAAFFEAIEFIKTIPHVDSEHFVNGYLKEGKKVLAEGAQGTLLDIDFGSYPFVTSSNTTTAGACTGLGIAPNKIGSVIGIFKAYCTRVGSGPFPTELEDEVGENLRQVGHEFGATTGRPRRCGWIDLPALKYAIMLNGVTEMVMTKADVLSGFDTIYACTHYEHNGETIDYMPYDIITIKPNPVLKEIEGWKTDITKITEVDQIPAPLASYIAFLEKELEVPVRYLSVGPDRVQTLILP, encoded by the coding sequence ATGACGCAAGTAGACGTGCTTCTTGGCCTGCAATGGGGCGATGAGGGCAAAGGAAAAATTGTTGACGTATTATGTCCGCAATATGATTTGATAGCTCGTTTTCAAGGCGGACCGAATGCCGGCCACACCTTAGAGTTTGATGGCAAAAAGTTTGTTTTAAATACTATTCCATCTGGTATTTTCAACAAAGACACCATGAATTTGATTGGTAATGGTGTGGTAGTCGATCCCATCATTTTAAAAAGAGAATTAGATAACCTGAAAACTGCTGGTCATGATCCTGTTGCCAATGGCAAACTGGTGATCGCACGTAAAGCACATCTGATTCTTCCTACTCACCAGTTTTTAGACGCTGCAAATGAGCAGAAAATGGGTAAAGATAAAATCGGTTCTACCCTTAAAGGTATTGGCCCGACTTATATGGATAAAACCGGACGTAATGGTTTACGTGTTGGAGATACCACCCTGCCTGATTTCAAAGAACGTTATAACAAACTGGTTACTAAGCACAAGGAATTACTTTCTCATTATAACTTTGAGTATGACCTGACAGAAAAAGAAGCTGCTTTCTTCGAGGCTATTGAGTTTATTAAAACTATTCCTCATGTAGATAGTGAGCACTTTGTAAACGGTTATCTTAAAGAAGGCAAAAAAGTGCTTGCTGAAGGTGCACAGGGAACATTACTGGATATTGATTTCGGTTCTTATCCTTTTGTAACTTCTTCCAATACAACTACCGCTGGTGCCTGTACTGGTTTAGGTATTGCGCCAAACAAAATCGGAAGTGTGATCGGAATTTTCAAAGCTTACTGCACACGTGTAGGAAGCGGCCCGTTCCCTACTGAACTGGAAGATGAAGTAGGTGAAAACCTGCGCCAGGTAGGACACGAATTTGGTGCAACTACCGGAAGACCACGCCGTTGCGGATGGATCGATCTTCCTGCTTTAAAATATGCAATCATGCTGAATGGTGTGACTGAAATGGTCATGACCAAAGCTGATGTACTGAGTGGATTTGATACCATCTATGCTTGTACGCATTATGAACACAATGGAGAAACGATTGATTACATGCCGTATGACATCATCACGATCAAACCAAACCCAGTTCTGAAAGAAATTGAAGGATGGAAAACTGATATTACTAAAATCACTGAAGTTGATCAGATTCCTGCTCCGCTTGCTTCTTATATCGCTTTCTTAGAAAAAGAATTAGAAGTACCAGTAAGATACCTTTCTGTAGGTCCGGACAGAGTACAAACTTTGATTCTTCCTTAA
- the bshB1 gene encoding bacillithiol biosynthesis deacetylase BshB1, whose protein sequence is MKLDILVLAVHPDDAELGCSGTILKHIAQGKKVGIVDFTRGELGTRGTAETRDQEAADSAKILGLHARENLRFKDGFFKNDEAHQLEVIRMIRKYQPEIILGNAIRDRHPDHGRAASLAGDSCFLSGLPKVETIDNGVVQQAWRPRLFLQYIQDTYIKPDVIIDITPYIETKINSIKAFKTQFHSPELNKNPELDGPATYISSPEFFESVIARAREMGKPIGATYAEGFTSPKLLGVDNLFELR, encoded by the coding sequence ATGAAATTAGATATATTAGTATTAGCTGTACATCCTGATGATGCAGAATTAGGCTGTTCAGGGACAATTTTAAAACATATTGCCCAAGGTAAAAAAGTTGGAATAGTTGATTTTACCAGGGGAGAGCTGGGAACCCGCGGAACAGCTGAAACACGTGATCAGGAAGCTGCTGACTCAGCAAAAATATTAGGCTTGCATGCCCGTGAAAATTTAAGGTTCAAAGACGGTTTTTTTAAAAATGATGAAGCACATCAGCTGGAGGTAATCCGGATGATCCGCAAATACCAACCAGAAATCATTTTGGGCAATGCGATACGTGATCGCCATCCTGACCACGGAAGAGCCGCATCTTTAGCTGGCGATTCTTGTTTTCTGTCTGGTTTGCCTAAAGTGGAGACTATAGATAATGGTGTAGTGCAACAGGCATGGAGACCACGCTTATTCCTTCAGTATATTCAGGATACTTATATCAAGCCCGATGTGATTATAGATATCACGCCCTATATAGAAACAAAGATCAATTCGATTAAAGCTTTTAAAACCCAGTTCCACAGTCCTGAGTTAAATAAAAATCCTGAGCTTGATGGCCCCGCAACTTATATCTCCTCACCAGAATTTTTTGAAAGTGTAATTGCGAGAGCCAGAGAGATGGGAAAACCTATCGGCGCGACTTATGCGGAAGGGTTTACTTCTCCTAAGCTTTTAGGGGTAGATAACCTTTTCGAACTGCGTTAG
- a CDS encoding bifunctional (p)ppGpp synthetase/guanosine-3',5'-bis(diphosphate) 3'-pyrophosphohydrolase: MKNTLVIDLEAEKQEILKRYRALLRACKPTLQKGDKKEIRKAFDVALESHKDMRRKSGEPYIYHPIAVAQIAAEEIGLGTTSIVCALLHDVVEDTDITLEDIEREFGKKTAKIIDGLTKIAGVFDYNSSLQAENFRKMLLTLADDVRVILIKLADRLHNMRTMDFMPRHKQLKIASETIYLYAPLAHRLGLYAIKSELEDLSMKYLEPDTYKFIATKLNEKKAERTLFVKHFVDPINEILAEQGFVASIYGRPKSIHSIWNKMKKKNIPFEEVYDLFAIRIILDSSPENEKADCWKAYSIVTDLYRPNPDRLRDWVSSPKGNGYESLHTTVMGPKGQWVEVQIRTQRMNEIAEKGFAAHWKYKESSNDNGLDQWILKVREMLNNPEANALDFLDDFKMNLFSDEIFIFTPKGALIQLPLGATALDFAFEIHTDVGAKCIGAKVNHKLVPLSYKLQNGDQVEIITSGKQVPKEDWLNIVVTAKAKSKIKSSLKEEKRKIAEGGKETLERKLKSLKITYNTDNLNKLSYFFKLTSTQELFIAVATGKIELKDLKEYLASEKEIENRGIERNDGQQIEALLSKVKGPESDILLIGEDLQKIDYTLAACCNPIPGDDVFGFVTVSEGIKIHRTNCPNAAQLMANYGYRVVKAKWNKQQELTFLTGLHIIGIDDVGLINNITKVISGDFKVNMRSITVDTDNGIFDGSIMIFVNDKEHLDNLIKNLLEVKGVTGVTRFDA, translated from the coding sequence ATGAAGAATACCTTAGTGATTGATTTAGAAGCGGAAAAGCAAGAAATCCTGAAGAGGTACCGTGCCCTCTTGCGTGCCTGTAAGCCAACATTACAAAAAGGAGATAAAAAAGAAATCAGAAAAGCATTCGATGTGGCCCTTGAGAGTCATAAAGATATGCGCAGAAAATCTGGTGAGCCTTATATTTATCACCCCATTGCCGTGGCTCAAATCGCTGCTGAGGAAATCGGGCTCGGAACAACATCTATCGTGTGCGCACTATTGCATGATGTGGTGGAAGATACAGATATCACGCTCGAAGATATTGAGAGAGAATTTGGAAAGAAAACTGCCAAGATCATCGACGGCCTGACTAAAATAGCAGGTGTTTTTGATTATAACAGCTCTTTGCAGGCCGAGAACTTCAGGAAAATGCTGCTGACCCTGGCGGATGATGTAAGGGTAATTTTAATTAAACTGGCAGATCGTCTGCATAACATGCGGACCATGGATTTTATGCCAAGGCACAAGCAGTTAAAGATTGCATCTGAGACTATTTACCTGTATGCCCCTCTGGCACACAGGCTGGGTCTGTATGCGATAAAGTCTGAGCTGGAAGATCTTTCCATGAAATACCTGGAACCGGATACCTATAAATTTATTGCAACCAAACTGAATGAGAAAAAGGCAGAACGTACGCTGTTTGTTAAACATTTCGTTGATCCGATCAATGAAATATTAGCAGAACAGGGTTTTGTGGCTAGTATTTATGGCCGGCCAAAGTCTATCCATTCGATCTGGAATAAAATGAAAAAGAAAAACATTCCTTTTGAGGAAGTGTATGATCTTTTTGCTATCCGGATTATCCTGGACAGCTCGCCTGAAAATGAGAAAGCTGATTGCTGGAAGGCTTATTCTATCGTAACTGATTTATACCGTCCAAATCCGGACCGTTTACGCGACTGGGTATCTTCTCCTAAAGGAAATGGCTATGAATCATTGCATACCACGGTAATGGGTCCAAAAGGTCAGTGGGTTGAGGTACAGATCCGTACACAGCGCATGAACGAAATTGCAGAGAAAGGTTTTGCAGCACACTGGAAATATAAAGAATCAAGCAATGACAATGGGCTGGATCAGTGGATCCTGAAAGTCAGAGAGATGCTGAACAATCCCGAAGCAAACGCACTGGATTTCCTGGATGATTTCAAAATGAACCTTTTTTCGGATGAGATCTTCATCTTTACGCCAAAAGGAGCATTGATACAATTACCACTGGGTGCAACTGCACTGGATTTTGCTTTTGAAATCCATACAGATGTAGGCGCCAAATGTATTGGTGCTAAAGTGAACCATAAACTCGTACCGCTTTCTTATAAACTGCAAAATGGTGACCAGGTAGAGATTATAACTTCTGGCAAGCAGGTTCCGAAAGAAGACTGGCTGAATATTGTCGTTACGGCAAAAGCAAAGTCAAAAATCAAATCTTCGTTAAAAGAAGAAAAGAGAAAAATTGCTGAAGGTGGTAAAGAAACTTTGGAACGCAAGCTGAAATCTTTAAAGATTACTTACAATACGGATAACCTGAATAAGCTGAGCTATTTCTTCAAGCTGACTTCTACGCAGGAACTTTTTATTGCTGTGGCTACCGGAAAAATCGAATTGAAAGATCTGAAGGAATACCTGGCAAGTGAAAAGGAAATTGAAAACAGGGGTATTGAACGCAACGACGGACAGCAGATTGAAGCTTTATTAAGTAAAGTAAAAGGTCCTGAGTCTGATATTCTGCTGATTGGTGAAGATCTTCAGAAAATTGATTATACGCTTGCTGCTTGTTGTAATCCCATTCCTGGTGATGACGTATTTGGCTTTGTTACGGTTAGTGAGGGAATTAAAATACACCGCACTAATTGTCCGAATGCTGCACAGCTGATGGCCAATTATGGTTACCGCGTAGTTAAAGCGAAATGGAACAAACAACAGGAACTTACTTTCCTGACCGGGCTGCATATTATTGGAATTGATGATGTGGGGCTGATTAACAATATTACCAAAGTAATTTCTGGTGATTTTAAGGTGAATATGCGTTCTATTACTGTGGACACTGATAATGGTATTTTTGATGGTTCGATTATGATCTTTGTCAATGATAAAGAGCATCTGGACAACCTGATCAAAAATCTTCTGGAAGTCAAAGGGGTGACAGGTGTAACCCGTTTCGACGCTTAA
- a CDS encoding Fur family transcriptional regulator codes for MSTNHNSELVRKIFEAYLENKSLRKTPERFAILEEIYSRDDHFDVETLYIHMKNQKYRVSRATVYNTLELLVSCDLVTKHQFGKNMAQFEKSYGYHQHDHVICIDCGKVVEFCDPRIHQIQSMVGDLLKFEIKHHSLNLYGSCFDCSAKASIKQKEDIKHAN; via the coding sequence ATGTCTACAAACCATAACAGCGAGTTGGTTAGAAAAATATTCGAAGCTTATCTCGAAAATAAAAGTCTGAGAAAAACGCCTGAGCGTTTTGCCATCTTAGAAGAAATCTATTCCAGAGATGATCATTTCGATGTAGAGACCCTCTACATCCATATGAAAAATCAGAAATACAGAGTAAGCAGGGCTACCGTGTATAATACACTGGAGTTACTTGTTTCCTGTGATCTGGTAACTAAACATCAGTTTGGGAAAAACATGGCCCAGTTCGAAAAATCGTATGGCTACCACCAGCATGATCATGTCATCTGTATTGATTGTGGTAAAGTTGTTGAATTCTGTGATCCAAGGATCCATCAGATTCAGAGCATGGTAGGTGACCTGCTGAAATTCGAAATCAAACATCACTCTTTAAACTTATATGGCAGCTGCTTTGACTGTTCAGCTAAAGCATCCATTAAACAAAAAGAGGATATTAAACACGCAAATTAA
- a CDS encoding RNA polymerase sigma factor codes for MLNYTQNIKEGDHISFEIVFKLWHKKVYAYFFKKTASGDQAKELTQMTFIKLWNFKHTLSDEHSFDLQLFKIAKTTLLDYFRKLANEERNLKLFYHKATEEIVEHDQSFETKQQLDLVLNVLPPTRKKVFVLNRLHGYSYKEIAEQLSISPRTVEKHISLAIKQLHGYSSIPALIFLIRFFQ; via the coding sequence ATGTTGAATTATACTCAGAATATAAAAGAGGGTGACCATATATCTTTTGAGATAGTTTTTAAACTATGGCATAAAAAAGTCTACGCTTATTTTTTTAAAAAGACAGCTTCCGGAGATCAGGCGAAGGAGCTTACCCAAATGACTTTTATTAAGCTCTGGAACTTTAAGCACACCCTGTCCGATGAACATTCATTCGATCTTCAGCTGTTCAAAATCGCAAAAACTACTTTACTGGATTACTTTAGAAAACTGGCTAACGAGGAACGTAATCTGAAGCTTTTTTACCATAAAGCAACTGAAGAAATCGTGGAGCATGATCAGAGTTTTGAAACTAAACAACAACTGGATCTGGTCTTAAATGTTCTGCCGCCGACACGTAAAAAGGTTTTTGTGTTAAACAGACTCCATGGCTACTCTTATAAGGAGATTGCTGAACAGCTCTCCATCTCACCCAGAACGGTAGAAAAACACATCTCACTGGCCATAAAACAACTTCATGGTTATTCCTCAATCCCCGCACTCATTTTCCTGATCAGGTTCTTTCAATAG
- a CDS encoding DUF4294 domain-containing protein, with amino-acid sequence MKFCSLFILLFVIIAVGELKAQESSVPVKFPVKGKNDTIRVASTNEDGEMIPWIPLNEVVIYGTRIFKTPADRAAFNRLRYNVLKVMPYALFAKRRYEQLERDLAVTTDRKEHKKLVKACDAEIKKMFNTEIKELTITQGQILTKLIDREVGRTTYEIVKETQGGVKAFIYQSVARVVGHNLKSTYNPEEERDIESIIQSSGFYHQ; translated from the coding sequence ATGAAATTTTGCAGTTTATTTATTCTGTTATTTGTCATTATTGCCGTAGGTGAACTAAAGGCCCAGGAAAGTTCTGTGCCTGTTAAGTTTCCTGTAAAGGGCAAAAATGATACCATCAGAGTAGCCTCTACGAACGAAGATGGTGAAATGATACCATGGATACCTCTGAATGAGGTAGTTATCTATGGTACCAGGATTTTTAAAACTCCAGCAGACCGTGCTGCCTTTAACAGGCTCCGTTACAATGTACTAAAAGTTATGCCTTATGCCCTTTTTGCAAAAAGAAGGTATGAACAACTGGAACGTGACCTTGCCGTAACTACGGATCGCAAAGAACATAAAAAGCTCGTGAAAGCCTGCGATGCTGAAATCAAAAAAATGTTTAATACAGAGATCAAGGAACTGACCATTACGCAGGGGCAGATCCTCACCAAGTTAATTGACAGGGAAGTAGGCCGTACCACTTATGAAATTGTCAAAGAAACACAAGGAGGTGTAAAAGCCTTTATTTACCAGTCTGTTGCAAGAGTAGTGGGCCATAATTTAAAAAGCACTTATAATCCTGAAGAAGAAAGAGATATAGAATCTATTATTCAGTCTTCAGGTTTTTATCATCAATAA